The Streptomyces sp. NBC_00691 genome has a segment encoding these proteins:
- a CDS encoding NAD(P)-dependent alcohol dehydrogenase, translating to MTTNVTTVPAYAAPAANAPLERTTVPRRPVGEHDVLIEIKYSGICHSDIHQARDGWGEGIFPMVPGHEIAGIVAEVGPGVSRFQVGDRVGVGCFVDSCRECEYCVQGLEQYCTGGMTGTYNALDKNGEPTYGGYSRHIVVDENYTLRIPEGIGLDEAAPLLCAGITLYSPLAHWQAGPGKKVAIVGLGGLGHMGVKIAHALGAEVTVLSQSLKKQEDGLKLGADHYYATSDPATFTELAGTFDLVISTVSAPLDFDAYLSLVKTDGALVNVGAPEEPVSIGLFSLIGGRKTLAGSMIGGIAETQQMLDFCAEHGLGAEIELIRAEQINEAYERVLASDVRYRFVIDASTI from the coding sequence ATGACCACGAACGTGACCACCGTCCCCGCGTACGCCGCACCCGCCGCCAACGCCCCGCTGGAGCGCACCACCGTGCCGCGCCGGCCCGTCGGCGAGCACGACGTCCTCATCGAGATCAAGTACTCCGGCATCTGCCACTCCGACATCCACCAGGCCCGCGACGGCTGGGGCGAGGGCATCTTCCCGATGGTCCCGGGCCACGAGATCGCCGGAATCGTCGCCGAGGTCGGCCCCGGGGTCAGCAGGTTCCAGGTGGGCGACCGGGTCGGCGTCGGCTGCTTCGTCGACTCCTGCCGGGAGTGCGAGTACTGCGTCCAGGGCCTGGAGCAGTACTGCACGGGCGGCATGACCGGCACGTACAACGCCCTCGACAAGAACGGCGAGCCCACCTACGGCGGCTACTCGCGCCACATCGTCGTCGACGAGAACTACACCCTGCGCATCCCCGAGGGCATCGGCCTCGACGAGGCCGCCCCGCTCCTCTGCGCCGGCATCACCCTCTACTCGCCGCTCGCCCACTGGCAGGCCGGCCCCGGCAAGAAGGTCGCGATCGTCGGCCTCGGCGGCCTCGGCCACATGGGCGTCAAGATCGCCCACGCGCTCGGCGCCGAGGTGACCGTCCTCAGCCAGTCGCTCAAGAAGCAGGAGGACGGCCTCAAGCTCGGCGCCGACCACTACTACGCCACCAGCGACCCCGCGACCTTCACCGAGCTGGCCGGCACCTTCGACCTGGTGATCTCCACGGTCTCCGCACCGCTGGACTTCGACGCCTACCTGAGCCTCGTCAAGACCGACGGCGCCCTGGTGAACGTCGGCGCCCCCGAGGAGCCCGTCTCCATCGGCCTGTTCTCCCTCATCGGCGGCCGCAAGACCCTCGCGGGCTCGATGATCGGCGGCATCGCCGAGACACAGCAGATGCTCGACTTCTGCGCCGAGCACGGCCTCGGCGCGGAGATCGAGCTCATCCGCGCCGAGCAGATCAACGAGGCGTACGAGCGGGTGCTCGCCAGCGACGTCCGCTACCGCTTCGTGATCGACGCGTCGACGATCTGA
- a CDS encoding DUF1330 domain-containing protein, with protein MTAYAIGNLHPKPVLDEEVFTYMERVQSTLDPFHGRFLVHGAQTREVTEGHWPAAVVIIAFPSYENARAWYDSAAYQALIPLRTRHMAGDILLVDGVADGYDPAATAATLRAAASGDPA; from the coding sequence ATGACCGCATACGCCATCGGAAACCTGCACCCGAAGCCCGTCCTCGACGAGGAGGTCTTCACCTACATGGAGCGCGTCCAGAGCACCCTGGACCCCTTCCACGGCCGCTTCCTCGTCCACGGCGCCCAGACCCGCGAGGTCACCGAGGGCCACTGGCCGGCCGCCGTCGTGATCATCGCCTTCCCGTCCTACGAGAACGCCCGCGCCTGGTACGACTCCGCCGCCTACCAGGCCCTGATCCCCCTCCGCACCCGCCACATGGCCGGCGACATCCTCCTGGTCGACGGCGTCGCCGACGGGTACGACCCGGCGGCGACGGCCGCGACCCTGCGGGCCGCCGCGTCAGGCGACCCGGCCTGA
- the abc-f gene encoding ribosomal protection-like ABC-F family protein produces MRDRAQLTLKDVSKSYGDRSVLDQLTLTVRPGEKAAVIGENGSGKSTLLRLLAGAEAPATGEATVRFPGGVARLAQTLAETLGLGPEHTVRDAVDAALAELRSMERQMRAAEETLGSATPEELAAYGELAARYEERGGYRADARVDASLHGLGLGRVPYERRVGTLSGGEQSRLALACVLASGAELLLLDEPTNHLDRAAAGWLGERLRAHRGTVVAVTHDRAFLEGMATRILEVDRDTRAVTRYGDGWSGYRAARAAARRRRAQEHEEWREELARTEELVAAAGQRLAGSGKDPRQGFGKHRRSHENKLSGQVRAARVRLEQLRRSPVPAPPEPLRFTARIATAAPADGGIPGGGPLAELVDVVVGRRLVIDELRISAGDRLLVSGPNGAGKTTLLRVLAGDLRPDSGRVGRSGRVGRLRQELPAVPSPKPLLTEYAAGRPGPPEEYAAELLALGLFREEDLSVPVARLSVGQQRRLELARLVTRPADLLVLDEPTNHVALSLVEDLEAALAAFPGAVVAVSHDERFREGFGGRRLELRSGRVA; encoded by the coding sequence ATGCGCGACCGCGCCCAGTTGACCCTCAAAGACGTCTCCAAGTCCTACGGGGACCGCTCCGTCCTCGACCAGCTCACGCTCACCGTCCGGCCCGGTGAGAAGGCCGCCGTCATCGGTGAGAACGGCTCCGGCAAATCCACCCTGCTCCGGCTCCTGGCCGGCGCCGAGGCGCCCGCCACCGGTGAGGCGACCGTCCGCTTCCCCGGTGGCGTCGCGCGTCTCGCCCAGACGCTCGCCGAGACCCTCGGCCTCGGGCCCGAGCACACCGTGCGGGACGCCGTCGACGCGGCGCTCGCCGAACTCCGCTCGATGGAACGGCAGATGCGGGCCGCCGAGGAGACGCTCGGCTCCGCGACCCCCGAGGAACTCGCCGCGTACGGGGAACTCGCCGCGCGCTACGAGGAGCGGGGCGGCTACCGGGCCGACGCCCGGGTGGACGCCTCGCTCCACGGACTCGGCCTCGGCCGTGTCCCGTACGAGCGGCGCGTCGGCACGCTCTCCGGCGGCGAGCAGTCCCGGCTCGCCCTCGCCTGCGTCCTCGCCTCGGGCGCCGAGCTGCTGCTCCTCGACGAACCGACGAACCACCTCGACCGGGCCGCCGCCGGCTGGCTGGGGGAACGGCTGCGCGCCCACCGCGGCACCGTGGTCGCGGTCACCCACGACCGGGCGTTCCTGGAGGGCATGGCGACCAGGATCCTGGAGGTCGACCGGGACACCCGCGCGGTGACCCGGTACGGCGACGGCTGGTCCGGCTACCGCGCGGCCAGGGCCGCGGCCCGCCGGAGGCGGGCGCAGGAGCACGAGGAGTGGCGGGAGGAGCTGGCCCGTACCGAGGAGCTGGTGGCGGCGGCCGGGCAGCGGCTGGCGGGGTCGGGAAAGGATCCCCGGCAGGGCTTCGGCAAGCACCGCCGTTCGCACGAGAACAAGCTGTCGGGACAGGTGAGGGCGGCCCGGGTCCGGCTGGAGCAGCTGCGCAGGTCACCGGTGCCGGCACCGCCGGAACCGCTGCGCTTCACGGCCCGGATCGCGACGGCGGCCCCCGCCGACGGGGGAATCCCCGGCGGCGGGCCTCTCGCCGAGCTCGTCGACGTCGTGGTCGGCCGGCGGCTGGTGATCGACGAGCTGCGGATCTCCGCCGGGGACCGGCTGCTCGTCTCCGGGCCCAACGGCGCCGGCAAGACGACCCTGCTGCGGGTCCTCGCCGGGGACCTGCGCCCCGACAGCGGGCGCGTCGGCCGTTCGGGACGGGTCGGGCGGCTGCGCCAGGAGCTGCCCGCCGTGCCGTCCCCGAAGCCGCTGCTCACGGAGTACGCGGCGGGGCGCCCCGGTCCGCCCGAGGAGTACGCGGCGGAGCTGCTCGCTCTCGGGCTGTTCCGGGAGGAGGACCTGTCCGTGCCGGTGGCCCGGCTCTCGGTGGGGCAGCAGCGTCGTCTGGAGCTGGCCCGGCTGGTGACCCGGCCGGCCGATCTGCTCGTCCTGGACGAGCCGACCAACCATGTGGCGCTCTCCCTGGTGGAGGACCTGGAGGCGGCCCTCGCCGCCTTCCCGGGCGCGGTGGTCGCGGTCTCCCACGACGAGCGCTTCCGGGAGGGCTTCGGAGGCCGGCGTCTGGAGCTCCGGTCAGGCCGGGTCGCCTGA
- the msrA gene encoding peptide-methionine (S)-S-oxide reductase MsrA gives MFLSRTPVLPTPEQALRGRPEPEFAVPERHTVLGNALLGPYPEGLEVADFALGCFWGAERKFWQTDGVWTTLVGYQGGYTPNPAYEEVCSGLTGHTEAVRVVYDPSKVSYESLLKLFWESHDPTQGFRQGNDVGTQYRSAVYTHSPAQAATADASREAYQKVLTGSGYGTISTEILPAEGRAFYPAEGYHQQYLDKNPAGYCGIGGTGVSCPIGVAKADG, from the coding sequence ATGTTCCTGTCCCGCACCCCCGTCCTCCCCACTCCCGAGCAGGCCCTGCGCGGCCGCCCCGAGCCGGAGTTCGCCGTCCCCGAGCGCCACACGGTCCTCGGCAACGCGCTCCTCGGCCCGTACCCGGAGGGCCTGGAGGTCGCCGACTTCGCCCTCGGCTGTTTCTGGGGCGCCGAGCGCAAGTTCTGGCAGACCGACGGCGTCTGGACCACTCTCGTCGGCTACCAGGGCGGCTACACGCCGAACCCGGCCTACGAGGAGGTCTGCTCGGGCCTGACCGGGCACACCGAGGCCGTCCGGGTCGTCTACGACCCGTCGAAGGTCTCGTACGAGTCGCTCCTGAAGCTCTTCTGGGAGTCCCACGACCCGACCCAGGGCTTCCGCCAGGGCAACGACGTGGGCACCCAGTACCGCTCGGCCGTCTACACCCACTCCCCCGCCCAGGCGGCCACGGCCGACGCCTCCCGCGAGGCCTACCAGAAGGTCCTGACGGGCTCCGGCTACGGCACGATCAGCACGGAGATCCTCCCGGCGGAGGGCCGCGCCTTCTACCCGGCGGAGGGATACCACCAGCAGTACCTGGACAAGAACCCGGCGGGCTACTGCGGCATCGGCGGCACGGGCGTCTCCTGCCCGATCGGTGTCGCGAAGGCCGACGGCTGA
- a CDS encoding cystathionine gamma-synthase, producing MSDQHSHQSFETRAIHAGNTADPLTGAVVPPIYQVSTYKQDGVGGLRGGYEYSRSANPTRTALEENLAALEGGRRGLAFASGLAAEDCLLRALLAPGDHVVIPNDAYGGTFRLFAKVVQRWGVDFSVANTSDVEAVRAAVNDRTKLIWVETPSNPLLGITDIEAIAGVARQAGVKLVVDNTFASPYLQQPLALGADVVVHSLTKYMGGHSDVVGGALVTADEALGEELAYHQNAMGAVAGPFDSWIVLRGIKTLAVRMDRHSENAEKIVEMLTQHPKVTQVLYPGLPEHPGHEVAAKQMRSFGGMISFRVEGGEEAAVEVCNRAQLFTLGESLGGVESLIEHPGRMTHASVAGSALEVPADLVRLSVGIENVDDLLADLRQALGQ from the coding sequence ATGAGCGACCAGCACTCTCACCAGAGCTTCGAGACCCGCGCGATCCACGCGGGCAACACCGCAGACCCGCTGACCGGCGCGGTCGTCCCGCCCATCTACCAGGTGTCCACCTACAAGCAGGACGGCGTGGGCGGGCTGCGCGGCGGTTATGAGTACAGCCGCAGTGCCAACCCCACCCGTACCGCGCTCGAGGAGAACCTGGCGGCCCTGGAGGGTGGTCGGCGTGGTCTGGCCTTCGCCTCGGGTCTGGCCGCCGAGGACTGCCTGCTGCGGGCGCTCCTCGCCCCCGGCGACCACGTGGTCATCCCGAACGACGCCTACGGCGGCACGTTCCGGCTCTTCGCCAAGGTCGTGCAGCGCTGGGGCGTCGACTTCTCGGTCGCGAACACCTCCGACGTCGAAGCGGTGCGTGCCGCCGTCAACGACCGGACGAAGCTGATCTGGGTCGAGACCCCGTCGAACCCGCTGCTCGGCATCACCGACATCGAGGCGATCGCGGGCGTCGCCCGCCAGGCCGGCGTGAAGCTCGTCGTCGACAACACCTTCGCCTCGCCGTACCTGCAGCAGCCGCTGGCGCTCGGTGCGGACGTCGTCGTGCACTCCCTCACCAAGTACATGGGCGGCCACTCGGACGTCGTCGGCGGCGCGCTGGTGACGGCCGACGAGGCGCTCGGCGAGGAGCTCGCGTACCACCAGAACGCGATGGGCGCGGTCGCCGGTCCCTTCGACTCGTGGATCGTGCTGCGCGGCATCAAGACCCTCGCGGTCCGCATGGACCGGCACAGCGAGAACGCCGAGAAGATCGTCGAGATGCTGACCCAGCACCCGAAGGTCACCCAGGTCCTCTACCCGGGGCTCCCGGAGCACCCGGGGCACGAGGTCGCCGCCAAGCAGATGCGTTCCTTCGGCGGCATGATCTCGTTCCGTGTGGAGGGCGGCGAGGAGGCGGCCGTCGAGGTCTGCAACCGTGCGCAGCTCTTCACCCTCGGTGAGTCCCTCGGTGGCGTCGAGTCGCTGATCGAGCACCCGGGCCGGATGACCCACGCGAGCGTCGCGGGCTCCGCCCTGGAGGTGCCGGCCGACCTCGTGCGTCTCTCGGTGGGCATCGAGAACGTCGACGACCTGCTCGCCGATCTGCGGCAGGCGCTGGGCCAGTAG
- a CDS encoding DUF1059 domain-containing protein, protein MARKATDCRDTPSVSGCSLYMSGEEEELVRAAVMHVVDVHEHTDSPELREEIRTSLKEPLPGT, encoded by the coding sequence ATGGCCAGGAAGGCAACCGACTGCCGGGACACTCCGAGTGTCTCCGGCTGTTCGCTCTACATGTCGGGCGAGGAGGAGGAACTCGTACGGGCGGCCGTCATGCACGTCGTCGACGTCCACGAGCACACGGACAGTCCCGAACTCCGCGAAGAGATCCGGACCTCGCTGAAGGAGCCGCTGCCCGGCACCTGA
- a CDS encoding sigma factor-like helix-turn-helix DNA-binding protein: MAEQRNGHRDERAYRTREFDAFVAGAAGRLLHTATLLTAETRTRNPYARALLTAALAHTYAAWERLRDEDPYELTRRDLAARFARTAWRHHGGRGGVLSALHPHERLVLVLRLYEGVAEEQVAALLGLPETRVRAVHARAVATLRAARRGTGEPAGRTAA, encoded by the coding sequence GTGGCAGAGCAGCGGAACGGACACCGCGACGAACGCGCCTACCGCACCCGGGAGTTCGACGCGTTCGTAGCCGGGGCGGCAGGCCGGCTCCTGCACACCGCGACCCTGCTCACCGCCGAGACCCGCACCCGCAACCCGTACGCCCGGGCCCTGCTGACCGCCGCCCTGGCGCACACCTACGCGGCGTGGGAACGGCTGCGGGACGAGGACCCGTACGAGCTCACCCGGCGCGATCTCGCCGCCCGCTTCGCACGCACCGCCTGGCGGCACCACGGAGGCCGGGGCGGGGTGCTCTCCGCACTCCACCCGCACGAACGCCTCGTCCTCGTCCTCCGGCTGTACGAAGGGGTCGCCGAGGAACAGGTCGCGGCACTGCTGGGACTGCCGGAAACCCGCGTCAGGGCGGTCCACGCCCGGGCCGTGGCCACCCTGCGGGCGGCCCGGCGCGGCACGGGAGAACCGGCCGGGAGGACCGCCGCGTGA
- a CDS encoding MarR family winged helix-turn-helix transcriptional regulator — MPTSQDMTTELEPGLLDALQHQVAVFARRAEQTRLGGTGQLRNSMDRAAYLLLNRLDQEGPMGVKALAAGMGIDSSTVTRQVAPLVDTGLVKRTSHPEDGRAVVLQLSPRGLARLEEVRSSRRQLMVEVTDGWTPDERESFCTLLTRFNTALSARQSAHTGGPAAESPATTAPAPAAPSGTASPAGEPGDGPAEEPSESAQTS; from the coding sequence ATGCCCACATCTCAGGACATGACGACTGAGCTCGAACCCGGTCTCCTCGACGCCCTCCAGCACCAGGTGGCCGTCTTCGCCCGCCGGGCCGAGCAGACGCGCCTCGGCGGCACCGGGCAGCTCCGCAACTCCATGGACCGCGCCGCCTACCTGCTCCTCAACCGGCTTGACCAGGAAGGCCCGATGGGCGTGAAGGCCCTGGCGGCGGGCATGGGCATCGACTCGTCGACCGTGACCCGCCAGGTCGCCCCGCTCGTCGACACCGGCCTGGTCAAGCGCACCTCGCACCCGGAGGACGGGCGCGCGGTCGTGCTCCAGCTGTCCCCCCGCGGACTCGCCCGCCTGGAAGAGGTCCGATCCTCGCGCCGCCAGCTGATGGTCGAGGTCACGGACGGCTGGACACCTGACGAGCGGGAGTCCTTCTGCACCCTGCTCACCCGCTTCAACACCGCCCTGTCCGCACGGCAGTCGGCGCACACCGGCGGACCGGCCGCCGAGTCCCCGGCGACGACGGCACCCGCACCGGCGGCCCCGTCCGGGACCGCCTCCCCGGCCGGGGAACCGGGCGACGGACCGGCCGAGGAGCCGAGCGAGTCCGCGCAGACCTCTTGA
- the ilvA gene encoding threonine ammonia-lyase encodes MSFRTPDPLHRLMLDDVRGAQKMLSGVARTTAMEGSRYLSSLVGAPVHFKCENLQRTGSFKLRGAYVRIAGLRPEERAAGVVAASAGNHAQGVALASRLLGVRATVFMPVGAPLPKVAATREYGADVRLHGHVVDETLAAAERYARETGAVFIHPFDHPDIIVGQGTVGLEILEQCPEVRTILVGVGGGGLAAGIGLAVKSVRPDVKVIGVQAEGAAAYPPSLAAGHPVVVDSPVTMADGIKVGRPGDVPFALVQEYVDEVRTVSEDALSSALLLCLERAKLVVEPAGASPVAALLGDPGSFEGPVVAVLSGGNVDPLLLQRILRHGMAAGGRYLSLRLRVTDRPGALATLLAVLTVADANVLDVSHVRTDPRLGLTEAEVELHLETKGPEHCREVADALRDAGYTVLG; translated from the coding sequence ATGAGCTTCCGTACGCCAGACCCCTTGCACCGGCTGATGCTCGACGACGTGCGGGGGGCGCAGAAGATGCTGTCCGGGGTGGCCCGGACGACCGCCATGGAGGGCAGCCGGTATCTGTCGTCGCTGGTGGGGGCGCCGGTGCACTTCAAGTGCGAGAACCTCCAGCGGACCGGTTCGTTCAAGTTGCGCGGGGCGTACGTGCGGATCGCGGGGCTGCGGCCCGAGGAGCGGGCGGCCGGGGTCGTCGCCGCCTCGGCCGGCAACCACGCGCAGGGTGTGGCGCTCGCCTCGCGTCTGCTCGGGGTGCGCGCGACGGTCTTCATGCCGGTGGGGGCGCCGCTGCCGAAGGTCGCGGCGACGCGGGAGTACGGCGCGGACGTCCGGCTGCACGGTCATGTCGTGGACGAGACGCTGGCGGCGGCGGAGCGGTACGCGCGGGAGACCGGGGCCGTCTTCATCCATCCCTTCGACCATCCGGACATCATCGTCGGGCAGGGCACGGTGGGCCTGGAGATCCTGGAGCAGTGCCCGGAGGTCCGGACGATCCTGGTGGGCGTCGGCGGTGGTGGTCTGGCCGCCGGTATCGGGCTCGCGGTGAAGTCGGTCCGCCCGGACGTGAAGGTGATCGGCGTGCAGGCGGAGGGTGCGGCCGCGTATCCGCCCTCGCTGGCCGCCGGGCACCCGGTGGTGGTCGATTCGCCGGTGACGATGGCGGACGGGATCAAGGTGGGGCGGCCGGGTGACGTGCCGTTCGCGCTGGTCCAGGAGTACGTCGACGAGGTCCGTACGGTCTCCGAGGACGCGCTCTCCTCGGCGCTGCTGCTCTGTCTGGAGCGGGCGAAGCTGGTCGTCGAGCCGGCCGGTGCCAGTCCGGTCGCGGCGCTGCTCGGCGATCCGGGGTCGTTCGAGGGTCCGGTGGTGGCGGTGCTGTCCGGTGGGAACGTCGACCCGCTGCTGCTCCAGCGCATCCTGCGGCACGGCATGGCCGCCGGGGGCCGCTATCTGAGTCTGCGGCTGCGGGTCACGGACCGGCCGGGGGCCCTGGCGACCCTGCTCGCGGTGCTCACGGTCGCCGACGCGAACGTCCTGGACGTCAGCCATGTGCGGACCGATCCGCGCCTCGGCCTGACCGAGGCGGAGGTCGAGCTGCACCTGGAGACGAAGGGGCCGGAGCACTGCCGCGAGGTGGCGGACGCGCTGCGGGACGCGGGGTACACGGTGCTGGGCTGA
- a CDS encoding ATP-binding cassette domain-containing protein: protein MPGAIYAEGLVKTFGDVRALDGVDLDVPEGTVLGLLGPNGAGKTTAVRVLTTLLQPDSGRAVVAGIDVLKDPDEVRRRIGLSGQFAAVDEYLTGRENLQMVGQLYQMRAKDAKVRAGELLERFNLADAADRTAKTYSGGMRRRLDLAAALVVSPPVMFMDEPTTGLDPRNRQGLWEVIKELVAGGTTLLLTTQYLEEADHLAHDICVVDRGKVIARGTSDQLKAQTGGERVEVVVHTSGMIADARDVLARYGIAGIGHGEVSVEDHTRKLTVPVAGGAKLLAEVIRELDTVGVEIDDIGLRRPTLDDVFLSLTGHVAEREAEENGGSGGESRPGGGRDGERVKEAAE, encoded by the coding sequence ATGCCAGGCGCGATCTACGCCGAGGGTCTGGTGAAGACCTTCGGTGACGTACGAGCCCTGGACGGCGTGGACCTCGACGTCCCCGAGGGCACCGTCCTGGGTCTGCTCGGTCCGAACGGCGCGGGGAAGACGACCGCCGTGCGCGTGCTGACCACCCTCCTCCAGCCCGACAGCGGCCGGGCCGTCGTCGCCGGGATCGACGTCCTGAAGGACCCCGACGAGGTGCGCCGGAGAATCGGACTCTCCGGCCAGTTCGCGGCCGTCGACGAGTACCTCACCGGTCGCGAGAACCTCCAGATGGTCGGGCAGCTCTACCAGATGAGGGCGAAGGACGCGAAGGTGCGGGCCGGCGAGCTCCTGGAGCGCTTCAACCTGGCGGACGCCGCCGACCGCACCGCGAAGACGTACTCCGGGGGCATGCGCCGCCGTCTCGACCTCGCGGCCGCCCTCGTCGTGTCCCCGCCGGTCATGTTCATGGACGAGCCGACCACCGGCCTCGACCCCCGCAACCGGCAGGGCCTGTGGGAGGTCATCAAGGAACTCGTCGCGGGCGGTACGACCCTGCTGCTCACCACGCAGTACCTGGAGGAGGCCGATCACCTCGCGCACGACATCTGCGTGGTCGACCGGGGCAAGGTCATCGCGCGCGGCACCTCCGACCAGCTCAAGGCGCAGACGGGCGGCGAGCGCGTCGAGGTCGTCGTCCACACCTCGGGGATGATCGCTGACGCCCGGGACGTCCTCGCCCGCTACGGCATCGCGGGCATCGGCCATGGAGAGGTGTCCGTCGAGGACCACACCCGCAAGCTGACGGTGCCCGTCGCCGGCGGCGCGAAGCTGCTCGCCGAGGTCATCCGTGAGCTGGACACCGTGGGGGTGGAGATCGACGACATCGGTCTGCGCCGCCCCACCCTCGACGACGTCTTCCTCTCCCTCACCGGCCATGTGGCCGAGCGGGAGGCGGAGGAGAACGGCGGGTCGGGCGGGGAGTCCCGGCCGGGCGGCGGCCGCGACGGCGAGCGCGTGAAGGAGGCGGCCGAGTGA
- a CDS encoding ABC transporter permease, with product MNDSLVIARRNLIRMSRIPEMILFGLIQPVMFVILFTYVFGGSMSVGGSTDPDVYKNFLMAGIFAQTVTFATAGAGAGIADDMHKGLIDRFRSLPMARGAVLTGRTLADLVQTALTLFVLAIVALIIGWRPGYAAPTNFGKVMAGFALLLLLGYAFTWIGALIGLSVRTPEAATSGGLIWLFPVTFISNAFVDSSNLPGWLQPVAEWNPFSATVQACRKLFGDPGLSPSDAWPMQYPVWASLIYSVLIVAIFRTLSVRKYRRANG from the coding sequence ATGAACGACTCCCTGGTGATCGCCCGCAGGAACCTGATCAGGATGTCCCGGATTCCCGAGATGATCCTGTTCGGGCTGATCCAGCCGGTGATGTTCGTGATCCTCTTCACGTACGTCTTCGGCGGCTCGATGAGCGTCGGCGGCAGCACCGACCCGGACGTCTACAAGAACTTCCTGATGGCCGGCATCTTCGCGCAGACCGTCACCTTCGCGACGGCGGGCGCGGGCGCGGGCATCGCCGACGACATGCACAAGGGCCTCATCGACCGCTTCCGGTCCCTGCCGATGGCGCGCGGCGCGGTCCTCACCGGCCGTACCCTGGCGGACCTGGTGCAGACCGCGCTGACGCTCTTCGTGCTCGCGATCGTCGCGCTGATCATCGGCTGGCGGCCCGGGTACGCGGCGCCGACCAACTTCGGGAAGGTCATGGCCGGCTTCGCCCTGCTCCTTCTCCTCGGCTATGCCTTCACCTGGATCGGCGCCCTGATCGGCCTCTCGGTCCGCACCCCGGAGGCGGCCACGTCGGGCGGTCTGATCTGGCTGTTCCCGGTCACCTTCATCTCGAACGCCTTCGTGGACTCCAGCAATCTCCCGGGCTGGCTCCAGCCCGTCGCGGAGTGGAATCCGTTCAGCGCCACCGTCCAGGCCTGCCGCAAGCTCTTCGGCGATCCGGGCCTCTCGCCGTCCGACGCGTGGCCGATGCAGTACCCGGTGTGGGCGTCGCTGATCTACTCGGTCCTGATCGTCGCCATCTTCCGGACGCTGTCCGTCCGCAAGTACCGGCGCGCGAACGGCTGA
- the greA gene encoding transcription elongation factor GreA — translation MTQTSDNVTWLTQEAYNKLKDELEYLSGPARTEITIKIAAAREEGDLRENGGYHAAKEEQGKQELRIRQLTQLLEHAKVGEAPADDGVVEPGMVVTIAFDGDENDTMTFLLASREYASGDIETYSPQSPLGVGVNGKKAGDDAQYELPNGKKATVKILSAKPYTG, via the coding sequence GTGACCCAGACCAGCGACAACGTCACCTGGCTCACCCAGGAGGCGTACAACAAGCTCAAGGACGAGCTTGAGTACCTGTCTGGTCCCGCGCGCACGGAGATCACCATCAAGATCGCCGCTGCCCGCGAAGAGGGGGACCTGCGCGAGAACGGCGGGTACCACGCGGCCAAGGAGGAGCAGGGCAAGCAGGAGCTCCGCATCCGGCAGCTGACCCAGCTCCTCGAGCACGCCAAGGTCGGCGAGGCTCCGGCGGACGACGGTGTCGTCGAGCCGGGCATGGTCGTCACGATCGCCTTCGACGGCGACGAGAACGACACGATGACCTTCCTGCTCGCCTCCCGCGAGTACGCGAGCGGCGACATCGAGACCTACTCGCCGCAGTCGCCGCTCGGCGTCGGTGTCAACGGCAAGAAGGCCGGTGACGACGCCCAGTACGAGCTGCCGAACGGCAAGAAGGCCACGGTGAAGATCCTCAGCGCGAAGCCGTACACCGGCTGA
- a CDS encoding DUF4307 domain-containing protein, translating into MSAVREQLPEGRYGRSADEAADRKLKIAGAVLGVLFLGLMGWFGWYYVVDNKISAELIKFDVVSSTEVQVHLEIRKDEGTEGVCTLRSRSEDGVEVARKDVRVDDPASRVDQVYSLRTTARATSAELMGCTAR; encoded by the coding sequence ATGAGCGCGGTGCGAGAGCAGCTGCCCGAGGGGCGTTACGGACGCTCCGCGGACGAGGCGGCCGACCGCAAGCTCAAGATCGCGGGCGCCGTGCTCGGCGTCCTCTTCCTCGGCCTGATGGGCTGGTTCGGCTGGTACTACGTCGTCGACAACAAGATCAGTGCCGAGTTGATCAAGTTCGACGTGGTGAGCTCCACCGAGGTCCAGGTGCACCTGGAGATCCGCAAGGACGAGGGCACCGAGGGCGTCTGCACCCTGCGCTCCCGCTCCGAGGACGGCGTCGAGGTGGCCCGCAAGGACGTCCGGGTCGACGACCCGGCCAGCCGGGTCGACCAGGTCTACTCGCTGCGTACGACCGCCCGCGCGACCAGCGCGGAGCTCATGGGGTGTACGGCTCGGTAG